The DNA region GGGATCCAATAGGATTAGGCTGCCATTTGTCACGCAAGTCTCACAGGGTCGAGTGTCAGCACTGAAAAGAGATTGACTTAAGTAAGCACACGATCCTTGTGCAAAGCTGGCAGTCCATCTCTCTTGCACTGTAAAGTTGAGACCAGACTTACAACTTTCTTCATAGATATATCCTAATAATCATATCATGGCAtgtttcttcctccccagtGGAATCGACGAAGGTGGGTCGAACCAGAGCCCAttcgcccctcctccctccaaagCCCAACAAGCCTGTGTAAGTTGCCGAAAGCAAAAGTGAGCCTCCCTCTGAACCCCCTTCTCATGAACCAACACTGACAATACGCCCAGGAGAAAATGCGACAAAATCCTTCCCACATGCGGCCTCTGCGCCAGAATGGCCCGGCCATGCGATtacaccatcctcgacaCGAtcccacaacagcaaccggCCCAAGCATCATCAGAGGAGCTCGCAACCCTCCAGGCCCGGCTGTGTGAGCTAGAGAATCGTCTCAACAATGCCTCTcaatctcaacaaccaccaccgccacgacAACCATTACCACCTACCATGCACATCAACCCTGAAATTCTCTCTCCTCTACCTCCCAAGCCACCCTCGCCCCTCTGGTCCCCTTCTGCTGTCCCCTCCCGCTTTCCCACATCCTTATTCCTCGACCTGGACGCCTTCAActggtccaccacccccatccccgcccCCAATATGCCCATCCCAAGTGAAGTCCTCGACATCCTATCCAGAGGCACAACAGTCCAAGACACCGCCACCGAATACTTCCACGGCACCCACGCTTGGttccccttcatctccaAAAAACGCATGGAGCTCGGGCTGTCCCTCTGGGAAGCCGGTCCCGAACTTgccttcctctttctcgGCATGAAACTGGTAAGCACCCCAGTCAACAACGGGGTGGAGCCAGCCGGCAACCCGCTGTATACCGCAGCGAAAAGATTCTGGGCTTCGCTCGAACAAGCCGGGAGCGTGAGCCTGCAGTTTGTCCAggggatggtgctggtgacgGTTTATGAGATGGGGCAGGGGATATACCCCGCGGCGTGGATCAGTGTAGGagtgctggggaggtgggttgaggttTTAGGACTGCCGGGGTttagaagaggaggagtggtgttggggagcGTGGTACGTCTTTTCAGCTGCTGTGATGATGACTCTGAAACCGAggatggatgatgctgaCAGTACCTTCAAAAAGACAACCTGGACTGAATCCGAAGAACGCCGCCGTTTGTGGTGGGCAATCTACATTCTTGATCGCTGCATCTGCCTCGGCAACAAGAGATGCTTCTGCCTTCCGGAGCCAGACGAGTCTTTTGTCCTGCCGGTAGATGATAAAGCTTTTGTTAGTCCCCCTTCCCACTTGCTACCAAGTCACTAACccaccccccgcccctcCAGGACGAAggcaacccaaccctctcccccaccaaccccctacCAACAACCCCGTTCACCACCCAGGCTCTTTCCCCCTTCACCCGCCTAGTCCAATCCGCCCTGCTCCTCTCCCGCACCCTAACCCACGTCCGCACCGTCATCCaatccaacatctccaaccgCCCCGTCCCAttctcccttccccttctcacGTCCCTCGCCACCGACCTGGTTAACTTCACCCAGGTGATCCAATCCGAACTTTCCCCcgaaccaccctcccccgggactaccaccaccccctcctccacctcaaccttcccccccaccaccaccaccaccgtctcccctTGCtacaccatctccctcctcccgtctCTTTCAATAGCCCTCTCAACTCtaatcctcctcttcgacaCCTACTGCACCCCCGAAAACCAACACctcggcccctcccccctccccggccccgaagctccccccctccagtccccctcccacattTCCTTTGCTCAGCAGTCTATGCAAGGGCTACGGGAGACCTCCCTCAAGATCCGCGAGCTCTCCCTCGAACTCCTCGACCTgctcgtcctcccctcccaagaaaaaaaactctCCCCTTTGTGCCTCGACAGCCTCTACGCCTCAATGGCAACACTGCACTGGTTATGGAAAGAAGGCGGCGACGCGGAGGTGAGAGAGGCGCTCGAGGATGTGCGACGGTGCATAAGCAGGACGAGCATGCGGTGGCGGGTGTCGAGAGAGTACCTCGAAATACTCAAACGGCAAGACGTCAGCTTTGCCATGGCTTTCAGGGCTGAGAGTGGCAAGTCATGTTTGACACGTGTGGACGGATCGTAATCGCCGCTGTTGTTGACAATGATGGGCCCCGTATGAACAAGCAAATGTTAAAACTCCATAATAAACGTTGAGGTATACACTGGATGGATAATACATAACATAACGCCAATTCTTCTCAGTTGAACCCCAAACACCAttggcttgcttgcttgctttccCATAGTCTAACAAATACCTCCCCTCAAAACTTGTAAACCTGCTCAGGGGTATACCCCAACTCCTTCAAAatccccttcaactccccctGGTCCCTCGGGCTCTTCTTGTTCCCCGAAATGCTGTCCATCATCCCCGGCGGCCCGCAAACAAAAACCTTGATGTTCTCATTCTTCGGCTCCGGCAACACAGTCTTCAGCAGCTCCTTGTTGATGAACCCCTTCGCACCAGTCCACTGCTTGGGCGGGTTGTCCAAGACATAAAACGCCCTGAACCGCTGAGGGTAGTGGTTCTCGAGCGTGGCCAGCTCGTTCTTCAACAAGATATCATCCGCGCTGACGTTGCCAAAAACCAAGGTAACCTTGGTCTTATCctcggggttgttgaagatggtcCTGAGCAGCTGGTACATGGGCGTGATCCCCGTACCACCAGCCACAAGAGCAATATGCTCATGCTTGTTCGGCGACCAAGCATACTTTGGCAGCGGCCCCTTCACATCAAGCCTCTGACCGGGAGCCATATCGTGCAAATGGGTGCTCATCGGGCCATTGGGGtacttcttcaccaacaaaTCAATATACCCCGGCGTGTCCTCGTCGCTGATTGGCGTGTATGGCCTCAAAACAGCCTTCTCGGCATCCACAGGCTTGTACTTTGTCAAAATGGCACTCGCGACAGGAAGGCCAGAGACCATGTCATCCTCGGGCAGGCGGAAACGAAGACGCTTCgagttgtggttgatgatctccacctcctcaagctTGAGGCTGAGGAAGCCCTGGTCGCCGCCGGTGAAGGCTTTCTTGGCCTCGACGCCCGGGATCTTCTCcgcgacggcggcggaggcgttCTTGACCTTTTCTTGGGCCTTGTTCGCGGCGGTGGAGCCAGAGAGGAAGTAGTAGCCTGCACCGGCGagaccggcggcggcggcggcgccgtagaggagggtgttgttgctgcccttggaggagggggaggggtcggtgGCGTAGCTGCGGATTTGCTGCagaattaaaaaaaaatgtcAGTCAATGCGGTACAGGAGCCATGATTGCAGGATGCGAAAGAAGCTCGAAAGCTACCGCTTAGTCTGCGGTTGGTACATCCCTCGTGCTGACCCAGCGATGACGCagttggggagagggagacaGCGAACAAAAAATTAGACTCACGCGCTTGAGGGGCGCAGAGACCCGGAAGGCGGACCGACTAGCGACGAATAGACtcattgttggtggtgatgttgacgtttttttttttttgttggaggtgttggagaagaagatcaagaactCCAAGAACGAGAACAGGACCCGGGTGTTTGTATCTCAATCggagtggagggaggggggaaagagacGGGAGATCTGTAAAAAAAGGTGGAGGAAATCTGACCCTCTAGGATGTTGCTTGATTAGCCGTTGTTCCTACCCAGCGATTCCGGCGATTTAcgtcatcctctcccccaaggCCCGCTAGAAACATGCCCTGCAGCACGACTTATCAAGTTGGgtttttggtgatggaacAGGTGGGGTCTGTCTGAAAGTTGAGATGTCATCAGGAGTCTTGATGGCAGTGTTCATCTCTTGTTTTTAGAATCGAGGAATTAGGTAATTGCCAATGGCTTCAGATGGCAGGTTTGGGCATGTGTGTTTTGATCAATGTATCcttttcttcaacagcaaTCCTCTATCTCTCACAAACATcaacacaacaaacaccctcCTCTGAACTATTTATCAACCTTATGATGGCACATgtcccacccacccactccaATGCAATTCTTTATAACGAAAGACAgcctcaccaacacccagCAATGATCTCAACCATCCACACAGACAAACACATCTCACCTtccccacccaccatcacaacaacgCAACACTCGGAAAACAAGACCATAGAAAGACTCAAATGGGCTCCCATCATGATCATTCAGCATTcaacatcaaaaaaaaagatgacaaacgacaaaaaaaaagataatAAACAACCAAGAGAGGAAAAAATAAAACCAGTAGGGTAAAAAGCCATTTCAAAGACA from Podospora pseudoanserina strain CBS 124.78 chromosome 1, whole genome shotgun sequence includes:
- a CDS encoding hypothetical protein (COG:K; EggNog:ENOG503NUJM), translated to MACFFLPSGIDEGGSNQSPFAPPPSKAQQACVSCRKQKRKCDKILPTCGLCARMARPCDYTILDTIPQQQPAQASSEELATLQARLCELENRLNNASQSQQPPPPRQPLPPTMHINPEILSPLPPKPPSPLWSPSAVPSRFPTSLFLDLDAFNWSTTPIPAPNMPIPSEVLDILSRGTTVQDTATEYFHGTHAWFPFISKKRMELGLSLWEAGPELAFLFLGMKLVSTPVNNGVEPAGNPLYTAAKRFWASLEQAGSVSLQFVQGMVLVTVYEMGQGIYPAAWISVGVLGRWVEVLGLPGFRRGGVVLGSVTTWTESEERRRLWWAIYILDRCICLGNKRCFCLPEPDESFVLPVDDKAFDEGNPTLSPTNPLPTTPFTTQALSPFTRLVQSALLLSRTLTHVRTVIQSNISNRPVPFSLPLLTSLATDLVNFTQVIQSELSPEPPSPGTTTTPSSTSTFPPTTTTTVSPCYTISLLPSLSIALSTLILLFDTYCTPENQHLGPSPLPGPEAPPLQSPSHISFAQQSMQGLRETSLKIRELSLELLDLLVLPSQEKKLSPLCLDSLYASMATLHWLWKEGGDAEVREALEDVRRCISRTSMRWRVSREYLEILKRQDVSFAMAFRAESGKSCLTRVDGS
- the MCR1 gene encoding NADH-cytochrome b5 reductase (EggNog:ENOG503NVGH; COG:C) — its product is MSLFVASRSAFRVSAPLKRQIRSYATDPSPSSKGSNNTLLYGAAAAAGLAGAGYYFLSGSTAANKAQEKVKNASAAVAEKIPGVEAKKAFTGGDQGFLSLKLEEVEIINHNSKRLRFRLPEDDMVSGLPVASAILTKYKPVDAEKAVLRPYTPISDEDTPGYIDLLVKKYPNGPMSTHLHDMAPGQRLDVKGPLPKYAWSPNKHEHIALVAGGTGITPMYQLLRTIFNNPEDKTKVTLVFGNVSADDILLKNELATLENHYPQRFRAFYVLDNPPKQWTGAKGFINKELLKTVLPEPKNENIKVFVCGPPGMMDSISGNKKSPRDQGELKGILKELGYTPEQVYKF